In one window of Bifidobacterium sp. WK041_4_12 DNA:
- a CDS encoding adenylosuccinate synthase: MPGIVLVGAQWGDEGKGKATDLIGDKVDYVVRFNGGNNAGHTVVVGDETYALHLLPSGIIHPNVTPVIGNGVVVDPEALFAELDGLEARGVDCSNLLVSESAHIIAPYDRTIDKVSERFLGKHKIGTTGRGIGPAYADKVNRVGIRVHDLFNIDHLRDKVIASLHQKNQMLVKLYNRRAIDVNQTVDELASVADRLKPYVANTSLILNKALDDGKSVLFEGGQATMLDVDHGTYPFVTSSNCTAGGACTGSGVGPTKISRVIGVSKAYITRVGEGPFPTELDNEQGEWLRQQGHEFGVTTGRPRRCGWFDALVNRYTVQVNGLTDIVLTKLDVLTGLETIPFCVGYNVTMADGSRVRCNDMPTDQAEFASATPIYEEMPGWSEDIAGMQSFDQFPQNAQDYVHRLEDLSGCRISAIGSGPGRDQIVSIHSLIG; the protein is encoded by the coding sequence ATGCCTGGAATAGTTCTTGTTGGAGCTCAATGGGGCGATGAAGGAAAAGGCAAGGCAACTGATCTTATTGGCGACAAGGTTGACTATGTCGTTCGTTTCAATGGCGGCAACAATGCTGGTCATACCGTCGTCGTGGGCGACGAGACGTACGCGCTGCACCTGCTGCCATCAGGCATCATCCATCCGAATGTGACCCCTGTTATCGGCAACGGTGTTGTCGTCGATCCAGAGGCGCTGTTTGCCGAACTTGACGGTCTCGAAGCACGCGGGGTCGATTGCAGCAACCTTCTGGTGAGCGAGTCCGCTCACATCATCGCTCCCTATGACCGCACCATCGATAAGGTGAGCGAACGTTTTCTTGGCAAGCACAAAATCGGTACGACAGGCCGTGGCATCGGTCCTGCATATGCCGACAAGGTCAACCGCGTCGGCATCCGCGTTCATGACCTGTTCAACATCGATCATCTTCGCGACAAGGTCATCGCGAGCCTGCATCAGAAGAACCAGATGTTGGTGAAGCTGTACAACCGCCGCGCCATTGACGTAAATCAAACCGTGGACGAGCTTGCATCCGTCGCAGATCGCCTCAAGCCATATGTGGCGAATACGTCACTGATCTTGAACAAGGCGCTTGACGATGGCAAATCCGTGCTTTTCGAAGGCGGTCAGGCAACCATGCTTGATGTCGACCACGGCACATACCCATTCGTGACCTCATCGAATTGCACAGCGGGCGGCGCATGCACGGGCAGTGGCGTCGGCCCGACAAAGATTTCGCGCGTCATCGGTGTGTCCAAGGCCTATATCACCCGCGTCGGCGAGGGGCCATTCCCAACCGAACTCGACAACGAGCAGGGCGAATGGCTGCGTCAGCAAGGTCACGAGTTTGGCGTAACCACTGGCAGACCTCGTCGTTGCGGATGGTTCGACGCCCTGGTGAACCGATACACCGTGCAGGTGAACGGATTGACCGATATCGTGCTCACCAAGCTGGACGTACTGACAGGACTGGAAACCATTCCATTCTGCGTTGGATACAATGTCACGATGGCCGACGGCTCTCGCGTGCGCTGCAATGACATGCCCACCGATCAGGCCGAATTCGCCTCTGCAACTCCTATTTACGAGGAAATGCCAGGCTGGAGCGAGGATATCGCAGGAATGCAATCCTTCGACCAGTTCCCGCAAAACGCGCAGGATTACGTGCATCGTCTCGAGGACCTCTCGGGTTGCCGCATCTCTGCCATCGGTTCAGGCCCTGGCCGCGATCAGATAGTGTCCATTCATTCCCTTATCGGGTAG
- a CDS encoding MarR family winged helix-turn-helix transcriptional regulator, whose product MGFSEEAYEQMSRNFRRAHFGMMKKANREAQGEPLILSILMRMGEQTPSRLAEFSGSSSARISAILGALEKKGLITRRIDPDDRRNILVTITDQGKERINNNHREMRETLKWVFEQMGEGKTHDFLKLMNEFVTYMSLTHPGEPRPTREQVHDAINEAQDSFEKEFSAANDHANDPTNDDVSNAA is encoded by the coding sequence ATGGGTTTTTCAGAGGAAGCCTACGAGCAGATGAGCCGCAATTTTCGGCGCGCTCACTTTGGAATGATGAAGAAAGCGAATCGTGAGGCGCAAGGCGAGCCGCTGATCTTAAGCATTCTGATGCGAATGGGGGAACAGACGCCGTCAAGACTCGCTGAGTTCTCGGGCAGTAGTTCTGCACGCATCAGCGCCATTCTTGGCGCGCTTGAGAAAAAAGGTCTGATCACACGCCGCATCGATCCTGATGACCGCCGAAACATTCTTGTTACCATCACGGATCAGGGCAAAGAACGCATTAACAACAATCATCGCGAGATGCGAGAAACACTCAAGTGGGTCTTTGAGCAGATGGGGGAAGGGAAAACACACGACTTCCTGAAGCTCATGAATGAGTTCGTCACCTACATGTCGCTCACCCATCCGGGGGAGCCCCGTCCGACAAGGGAGCAGGTGCACGATGCTATTAATGAGGCGCAAGACAGCTTCGAAAAGGAATTTTCAGCTGCGAACGACCATGCGAACGACCCTACGAATGACGATGTAAGTAACGCTGCGTAG
- a CDS encoding amino acid permease: protein MHGSKSTHHASDPTPQRSLRTSLKNRQIQLIALGGAIGTGLFYGSSEAISIAGPSILLAYIAGGIIIFLVVRALSEMSTEEAAAGAFSYYASKYWSQRAGFISGWNYWFNYVLVSMVELSVVGSFVNYWFPNIPPWVSATFFLVLIAAANLLGVGKFGEFEFWFAIIKIVAVIAMIVGGLFIVAFQIRATNGVAASFVHWFDIGGGFMPHGIIGHSSAQGWTGLLMALPVVMFSFGGTELIGITAGETASPRTTIPKATNSIIWRILIFYVAALGVIMAVVPWNMIGRANAQGTVVSPFVQIFQSVGVHAAAGILNFVCLTAVMSVYNSGLYANSRMLYSLSRQGNAPRYLRQVSRNGVPVAGVLTSAIIISLAVVVVFLWPQFAFNYLMSIATIAGVINWAMIMITESHFRKAIVAGKGPNEFAGKHGADALNLLHFGLPVARWSRMIVLVFLGAIIVLMWFSPSYRIAVLVGPVWIALLLVAYEIHHRRSLHSQRERKGIQ, encoded by the coding sequence ATGCATGGCTCCAAGAGCACGCATCATGCAAGCGACCCGACACCGCAGCGATCACTCCGCACATCGCTGAAAAATCGTCAGATTCAGCTCATTGCCTTGGGTGGTGCGATAGGGACTGGACTGTTCTATGGTTCAAGCGAGGCAATTTCCATCGCTGGCCCATCCATACTGCTGGCATACATTGCAGGCGGCATCATCATATTTCTCGTCGTCCGCGCCCTCAGCGAGATGAGTACCGAGGAAGCTGCGGCCGGAGCCTTCAGCTATTATGCGAGCAAATACTGGTCTCAGCGTGCTGGATTCATCTCTGGTTGGAATTACTGGTTCAATTACGTGCTGGTTTCGATGGTCGAGCTGTCTGTCGTCGGGTCCTTCGTGAATTATTGGTTTCCTAACATTCCCCCATGGGTTTCTGCAACATTCTTCCTGGTGCTGATAGCCGCAGCCAATCTGCTGGGCGTGGGCAAGTTCGGAGAATTCGAATTCTGGTTTGCGATCATCAAGATCGTTGCAGTCATTGCAATGATCGTCGGTGGCCTATTCATCGTCGCCTTCCAGATCAGAGCGACCAACGGCGTTGCAGCATCCTTCGTTCACTGGTTCGATATTGGCGGGGGTTTCATGCCGCATGGCATCATCGGTCATTCCTCTGCTCAGGGCTGGACCGGGCTGCTTATGGCATTGCCTGTGGTGATGTTCAGCTTCGGTGGAACCGAGCTCATCGGCATTACCGCAGGCGAAACCGCAAGCCCGCGAACGACCATCCCCAAGGCGACTAACAGCATCATATGGCGCATTCTGATTTTCTATGTCGCCGCATTGGGCGTGATTATGGCTGTCGTTCCGTGGAACATGATCGGCAGGGCCAACGCGCAGGGAACGGTCGTCAGCCCCTTCGTGCAGATATTTCAGTCAGTGGGCGTCCACGCTGCGGCGGGAATCCTCAACTTCGTATGTTTGACGGCAGTCATGAGCGTGTACAACTCAGGGCTCTATGCCAATTCGCGCATGCTCTACTCACTGTCACGGCAAGGCAATGCGCCACGGTATCTCCGCCAGGTATCCCGCAACGGCGTTCCGGTTGCGGGCGTGCTTACTTCTGCGATCATCATCTCGCTTGCGGTTGTCGTCGTATTCCTCTGGCCACAGTTCGCCTTCAACTATCTGATGTCGATCGCGACCATCGCTGGTGTCATCAACTGGGCGATGATCATGATTACGGAATCTCATTTCCGCAAGGCAATCGTCGCAGGCAAAGGGCCGAATGAATTCGCAGGCAAGCATGGCGCAGATGCGTTGAATCTGCTTCATTTCGGACTCCCCGTGGCACGATGGAGCCGAATGATCGTCCTTGTGTTCTTGGGAGCAATCATCGTGCTGATGTGGTTCTCTCCGAGCTATCGCATCGCAGTGCTGGTCGGACCAGTCTGGATAGCCCTCCTGCTTGTCGCCTACGAGATTCACCATCGCAGAAGCCTGCACTCACAACGCGAACGAAAGGGCATCCAGTAG
- a CDS encoding MFS transporter — MSRDSVKTVIGASMVGTAIEFYDFYAYGTASANYFPKLFFPETNGTVALLASLLTFAVAFVARPVGSLVFGHFGDRLGRKVTLVVSLLTMGCATVLIGVLPTYGTWGVFAVVALCLCRFVQGIGLGGEWSGAALVATENAPEHRRALYGSFPELGAPIGFFLSNGTFFVLEMFCAPDQMMSWGWRVPFLLSSVLVLVGLAVRVTMEETPVFRLALEQKKVVKAPLVEVFKKSWKQVLQATFLVAVTYTLFYTLATWSLAFGTKSTAQGGGGLGFSTSEYLLMLMVSIVVFAAFIVLSCVYADRVGRKRVLVASSVALLVFSLLFPYLLMAHHNTFQVMTFLCVGFALMGIAFGPIGAFLPELFEANVRYSGAGIGYNLAAIVGAAFVPTIATWLSTHWGVRSVGVYLAVMAACCLVAVLSCHETKSVDFAQ, encoded by the coding sequence ATGAGCCGCGATTCGGTCAAGACGGTCATTGGGGCATCAATGGTCGGCACAGCCATTGAGTTCTACGATTTCTATGCGTATGGCACAGCGTCCGCAAACTACTTTCCGAAGCTGTTCTTCCCGGAAACCAACGGAACCGTAGCTCTGCTGGCATCCCTGCTCACCTTCGCAGTGGCCTTCGTCGCTCGCCCGGTCGGATCGCTGGTGTTCGGGCACTTCGGCGACCGTCTTGGTCGCAAGGTCACGCTCGTGGTTTCCTTGCTCACCATGGGCTGCGCAACCGTTCTGATTGGCGTTCTGCCCACATATGGTACCTGGGGAGTGTTCGCCGTCGTTGCGCTCTGCCTCTGCCGCTTCGTGCAAGGCATCGGTCTTGGCGGCGAATGGTCCGGTGCGGCGCTTGTCGCGACTGAGAACGCCCCTGAGCATCGTCGTGCGCTGTACGGCTCTTTCCCGGAACTTGGTGCACCAATCGGCTTCTTCCTTTCGAATGGCACGTTCTTCGTACTCGAAATGTTCTGCGCACCCGATCAGATGATGAGCTGGGGCTGGCGCGTTCCATTCCTGCTTTCGTCGGTGCTCGTACTCGTCGGACTTGCCGTGCGCGTCACGATGGAGGAAACCCCAGTATTCCGTCTCGCACTCGAACAGAAGAAGGTCGTAAAGGCCCCGCTCGTCGAAGTGTTCAAGAAGAGCTGGAAGCAGGTTCTCCAGGCCACATTCCTCGTCGCCGTCACCTATACGCTTTTCTATACGCTCGCAACATGGTCGCTCGCCTTCGGCACAAAGTCCACCGCGCAAGGCGGTGGCGGACTCGGCTTCTCGACCAGCGAATATCTGCTCATGCTCATGGTCTCCATCGTGGTCTTCGCAGCGTTCATCGTGCTCTCGTGCGTCTACGCAGACAGAGTCGGCCGCAAGCGCGTTCTGGTCGCAAGCTCAGTCGCATTGCTGGTATTCAGCCTGCTGTTCCCATACTTGCTCATGGCACATCACAACACATTCCAGGTCATGACATTCCTCTGCGTCGGGTTTGCGCTCATGGGCATCGCGTTCGGACCTATCGGCGCATTCCTTCCGGAGCTATTCGAAGCGAATGTCCGCTATTCGGGCGCAGGAATCGGATACAACCTTGCAGCCATCGTCGGTGCTGCATTCGTGCCGACAATCGCAACGTGGCTTTCCACCCACTGGGGCGTGCGTTCAGTCGGCGTCTACCTTGCGGTGATGGCGGCGTGTTGCTTGGTGGCGGTGCTTTCCTGCCACGAGACCAAGTCCGTCGATTTCGCACAATAA
- the ilvC gene encoding ketol-acid reductoisomerase, producing MMAAQIWYEKDGDLSVLAGKKVAIIGYGSQGHAHALNLRDSGVDVVVGLRPTSKSVEFAKEQGLEVKSVPEATAEADVVMILAPDQYQRTIWDKDIEPNLKEGAAVAFAHGFNIHYGYIKPSADHPVFMVAPKGPGHIVRREYAAGRGVPVVVAVEQDPRGDGWAITLAYAKALGALRAGAIKTTFKEETETDLFGEQDVLMGGINHLVETGFEVLTEAGYQPEIAYFEVCHELKMLVDLMNEGGLNKARWSCSDTAQYGDYVSKVVDESTKDRMRYQLGRIQDGSFAKEFIDDQDAGAPKFKELQEKYSHEKIEEVGPKLRAMFSWNKGEAADADEAQSFTGKIARAQVQE from the coding sequence ATAATGGCAGCACAAATCTGGTATGAAAAAGACGGCGATCTCTCAGTTCTCGCGGGCAAGAAGGTGGCCATCATCGGCTACGGCTCACAGGGCCATGCCCACGCGCTGAACCTTCGCGATTCCGGAGTAGATGTGGTTGTTGGCCTGCGCCCAACCTCAAAGTCCGTTGAATTCGCCAAGGAACAGGGTCTTGAGGTCAAGTCGGTACCGGAAGCGACCGCTGAGGCGGATGTCGTGATGATTCTGGCACCAGATCAGTACCAGCGCACCATCTGGGATAAGGACATTGAGCCAAATCTCAAGGAAGGCGCAGCAGTCGCCTTTGCACACGGCTTCAACATCCACTACGGCTATATCAAGCCTTCTGCAGATCATCCAGTGTTCATGGTTGCGCCAAAGGGACCAGGCCACATCGTTCGTCGTGAATATGCCGCCGGCCGTGGCGTGCCCGTGGTCGTCGCAGTCGAGCAGGATCCACGTGGTGACGGCTGGGCAATCACCTTGGCATACGCCAAGGCGCTCGGTGCACTGCGCGCAGGCGCTATCAAGACCACCTTCAAGGAAGAGACCGAGACCGATCTCTTCGGCGAGCAGGACGTGCTCATGGGTGGTATCAACCATCTTGTCGAGACCGGTTTCGAAGTGCTGACCGAGGCTGGATATCAGCCAGAAATCGCATACTTCGAGGTCTGCCACGAGCTCAAGATGCTCGTCGATCTCATGAACGAAGGCGGCCTGAACAAGGCACGCTGGAGTTGCTCCGACACCGCACAGTATGGCGATTACGTTTCCAAGGTTGTTGACGAGTCCACCAAGGACCGCATGCGCTACCAGCTGGGACGCATCCAGGACGGCTCCTTCGCCAAGGAGTTCATCGACGATCAGGATGCAGGCGCACCAAAGTTCAAGGAACTTCAGGAGAAGTACTCACACGAGAAGATCGAGGAAGTTGGACCGAAGCTCCGCGCCATGTTCTCTTGGAACAAGGGTGAGGCTGCCGATGCCGATGAGGCACAGTCCTTCACTGGCAAGATCGCCCGCGCACAGGTTCAGGAGTAG
- a CDS encoding LacI family DNA-binding transcriptional regulator, with amino-acid sequence MVGMRDVARKAGVSLSTVSLVVNDTGYVSDEMRARVESAMKQLSYVPRESIRNPYRVRSNTVGVILPTVQHPFFATMLESLQKALYRRGLHTLLCIAAGTDADNDSSADAGVEQYVGMLKRHLVDAIIMGAHTSRDEGYWTAIKRPIVAFDRYLGDGIPSVGSDHEQGGELAAMMFALSGARHVVVLGGPRSQLENAAQSQSGLNASGAASRKLAADSPARYQIALEETLDSTGIRHDYIEIADLAKIQEFADAARSVLERFPDVDAIVAPDLAAALCVQEAMRRGFVVPSSLQILAYDGTYATDAAGLRITSILQGFDAIAERIAMRTVEQIERYQPERVSKLRLGSSDSSDSSDSSNGSVGSSAIGSATGSAIRGSDNDTVIVPEPEAAGIGDLIPMKVKIGETTLWNDAIRELLDGSRPQTD; translated from the coding sequence ATGGTCGGCATGCGGGATGTTGCGCGCAAGGCCGGAGTGTCCCTCAGCACTGTTTCTTTGGTCGTTAATGACACTGGCTATGTTTCCGATGAGATGCGTGCTCGCGTCGAATCGGCAATGAAACAGTTGAGCTATGTCCCTCGCGAATCTATCAGGAATCCTTATCGTGTACGAAGCAACACGGTTGGCGTAATCCTGCCGACCGTCCAACATCCGTTCTTTGCCACCATGCTTGAATCCTTGCAGAAGGCTCTTTACAGGCGTGGGCTACATACTCTGCTGTGCATTGCTGCAGGCACTGATGCAGACAATGATTCGAGCGCTGATGCAGGTGTGGAACAATACGTTGGCATGCTGAAGCGCCATCTGGTGGATGCCATCATCATGGGTGCCCATACTTCGCGTGATGAAGGGTACTGGACTGCCATCAAACGACCGATCGTGGCGTTTGACCGCTATCTTGGTGACGGGATTCCTTCTGTCGGTTCTGACCACGAGCAGGGCGGGGAGCTGGCTGCCATGATGTTTGCACTTTCTGGGGCGCGACATGTGGTGGTTCTGGGCGGTCCACGCTCTCAGCTTGAGAATGCCGCGCAGAGCCAGAGCGGGCTGAACGCTTCGGGTGCTGCTTCTCGCAAGCTGGCAGCGGATTCTCCGGCCAGATATCAGATAGCGCTTGAAGAAACCTTGGACAGCACAGGAATCCGTCACGATTACATTGAGATTGCAGACCTTGCGAAGATTCAGGAATTCGCGGATGCTGCCCGTTCCGTTCTGGAACGTTTTCCCGATGTCGATGCAATTGTGGCACCGGATCTGGCTGCCGCTCTCTGCGTTCAGGAGGCCATGCGTAGGGGCTTCGTCGTGCCCAGTTCCTTACAGATACTTGCATATGACGGCACCTATGCCACTGATGCAGCGGGGCTGCGCATCACGAGCATTCTTCAGGGATTCGATGCGATTGCCGAACGCATCGCAATGCGCACCGTAGAGCAGATAGAGCGGTATCAGCCTGAACGCGTGTCCAAGCTGCGGCTCGGTTCTTCTGATTCTTCTGATTCTTCTGATTCCTCCAACGGTTCTGTCGGCAGTTCTGCAATCGGCTCTGCGACTGGTTCTGCTATACGCGGCAGCGATAACGATACTGTCATTGTTCCCGAGCCAGAGGCCGCAGGCATTGGCGACCTGATTCCCATGAAGGTCAAGATCGGAGAAACCACGCTCTGGAACGACGCAATTCGTGAACTCTTGGATGGATCGCGGCCACAAACCGATTGA